The genomic stretch aataatttcacaaactTATTCTTAGGATGTCGCTCGGTTGTTATGATTTATTATCATATAATTATTCATCTAAGATTAaattgtgaaattctattttataaacaaaacataatacACGTCCATTCATAAGATAGGAGTATGATCTTTCAAATCGAACAGATCTTATGGATACATATAATAATGAGTTATAGGAAATGAATGACATCTCTAGTGATAAACATACTGTGGATAAATTTGATGGATTTCTATATTGTTATAACATCTCACCGTGGGttaatttgtttgattttttttaataccaACTGATTGAGGTTATCTCCTTTAATCGAACACTAGAACATCCAATTATAATTGTTGtggtattttatattttgggtTTATTATGGTAGGTGATTTAATTTACTTTCCACCGCACTTAGATTAGGTGAGGTTTTGCATAATTAAAGTAGAACCAAAACAATAACTAtctgaaaataattaaataagaaaatgtaATTCCAATATCGGCTGGGACCGGTGGATAAATATCATCTCTTTTTGATTAATAAACTCAAAATAGAGCTCGATTTTACCCTACCAACCTATTATTCGTAGAGTGCAATTTTCCTAAAAAATCGTAATTAGAGGGAATTTTCCACcgaaaaaaaacacacactaagAGCTGCGAAGCGGTGATTTCaggtgtttgtgtttgaaaatGGCGAGGAGTTTGTGGGCAACTAGAGCTGCTTCGTACCTAAGGATCAATGTTCCCTGCAGAGGCTTTGCTACCGGTaagagtgtgtgtgtgtattgaTCCGTATTTTGATTTGGCTTTTTGACTCTATTAAATTCGTGTGCTCTATGTGTTTGGTTAATTGATGGAAACATTGTGATCTGTTGTGCTGTGAAGGATCTGATCTTCCAATATGCGGTTTGGTGTTATATTGCTATGAGATCGCTGCTGCTCTTATTAATTGCTGTTTATGTGTATAGTGAGACGTCTTGCTCTCTGGAATTTCTCCCGGATTCGGAACGATATGCATTTCTCTCTATATGCTAAATTACTTGATATGCTTGGTTGATATTTGTAAATTAGTTTGAGGAGGTAGGACTAATTAGAGTTGCAGTGTGGCTGTATCGAAATGTGGAGTAATGTTTTTGATAGTTTTTCTTCATCGTTAGGCACTCGTGTAGGTAGGGTGAGCATTGGGGATGGACCATACAGATTTCATTGCAATTTATGCTGATTTTCCAGTTGTTTATTGATAGGTGTGACATTCCATGGCATGTATCTTCTATATGTGAATTGTGAAAACAATTTTCTTTCAATTCATGCAGTTCTAAAGGATCTAAAGTATGCCGATTCTCATGAATGGGTGAGAGTGGAAGGTGAGTCGGCTACCGTAGGTATTACAGATCACGCTCAAGACCACCTAGGTGAAGTTGTCTATGTTGAACTACCCGAGGAGGGGAGTAAGGTAGAGCAAGGTGCAAGTTTCGGTGCTGTTGAAAGTGTCAAAGCTACAAGCGATGTGAACTCGCCTGTTTCAGGGAAAGTGGTCGAAGTTAACAAAAAGCTCAGTGATTCTCCTGGTTTGGTGAGCTTTTTTTAGATCAAATTCTTGTTTCTGGCTTAACTTGATTGTCACATTGTTAACACGGTTGCATATTAGTCATAGATTGCTCCCACTCCCCCAATTCTCGCGAAGGTACTATTCATTTGTTTCCATGACAACTATTTAGGTTCTATGAAACACGATTTTTCTAGATACGGAACTGAAGCTCTGTGGTTACAACTCTTCCTTATATCCTATTGGAGCTTCATCATTTTTTCTTGGTAGTTGATTATTACCATTTCCCGACCCCTTCCCTTTTGTGCAAAAGACTATTCAATGGCTGAATAAAATGAGATCTGAAAAGAGAAGTAGCTCATGCAGCTAATAAGAAAAGAATGAGATACCCTGAAGTGGAAATTGCAATTGATTCCTTGCAGTTATCAGAGTTCATGGTTATCCGAGTTCATTTTGTGGATACTTATTAGGATATCATACTAATTTTCCTTAGGTCCAAAATGATTAAGGAGATGATATGACAGTTATATGCTTCTTGTCAGCCATGTGTTGCCGCATTTTTTGTGCTGTTGCTGCATCATCCAAATATTCGTTTCTTTACCACACTATATTTCTGGAAGTGCTTCACCTTGATAATGGTGAAAACTAACATATCTTGCACTTGCTTCTGAGATCCTACTTCTTTATCATGACTCGATTTTGCTCTGATGGTAGTTTATATATCCGTTGCTTGAATTCTTGATGAACGGCGCCAAAGAATTATGCATATATGCAGCTCCCTGCGCTATATTGTCTCCGCCATCTATTCAGTCCTCTTACTTATGTAAACATCTTCACCTCTTAACTTCATTCAGGTCAATTCGAGCCCTTACGAAGATGGATGGATCATAAAGGTAGAGCTGGAGGATGACAGTGACCTCCCCTGTTTAATGGACCCTGAACGCTATACCAAGTTCTGTGAAAAAGAAGATGCTAGTCGCTGAGAAAAATTATTGCCACAATAATAACTTTCTTAGAAGGAATTTTGGATTTCTacattttattccctctttTCAATTTCCTTGTTTCTTATGTATCCACATTATTTGGACGAGGGTGATAAATGGTTGCAATTATTACCCTTTTGTTATGCATAATATTTCATGTGTTGTGCCGCATTTATATTATGCTTGAATGCTTGAATTCCAGTGAGCAAGTTAGTTTTTAAGCACATTGTTATTTTCTTGTTTAAATAGAATACagatatatatttggatatGAAACATGAATACTAGATTTATTTTCATCTAAAATTGTAATGCtgaaaaaatattgatattcATAATTAAGATATGAGTTGAATGagtataattattttctttgaatttcttcaaaatATAACAAAGAAAGATAGACCGACGTTCAAAAATTCTACAAATAATCACTCACGAATTTTTGCCTtatcaataaaaatagaaattagaaaCTCTCCAAAACCCTACTGCTGTTTACCAGCATCAAATTCGAAACTATGTCGTTGCCATTTTCTTCCCCGATGTTCTTGCATTCTGGTGCTTCATTCTCCGTAAGTCATACGTATTTCGTTTTCGTTTGTTTTGGTAGGTTCAATTTATGCAGAATATCACCTCAAGTTGCTTTCAATTTTTGTTTAGGGATTACGTGGAAAATCAAATCCAAATGGGTTGTGGCAGAGAAACAGCGTGAGGAAGACGATGTTAGTGGTGAAAGCAGGTCCGAAGAGAATTGAATTTGACAAAAAATGCAGAGATGCTTTACTTTCGGGGATTAATAAGCTTGCCGATGCTGTTTCTGTGACTTTGGGGCCGAAAGGTTTACGTcttcttcgttttttttttgatttttgaaatatCTAATTTGGATATTTTGTGCTGGTAATGCCTTTTCCCAGCTGTCTGGAGCTGAATTTTTGAACTACTCGTTGTTAAAATGTCGCCGTGAAGTTATGGAGATGCTTTCGCTCAGTAGCATGATTTCATGTGTTTGTATCTTCAGTACTTTTGAATTGCAAGTCCGCAATAATCGATTCTATAACTCTGTTTTTGTTGActgattttatttttgtgaaattaaGGGTAATCTGATTGCCTTGCGGCTTTTTATTACTTAGTGAATTATCCCCATTTTATGAAGGGCTTGCTGATAGATGGTCTATTGATTTACTTCTTATTTGCATTGTTGTGTTAAACAATGCAGGCCGTAACGTGGTCCTTTCAGAGTCTGAGAAACTCAAAGTGATTAATGATGGTGTAACTATTGCCCGGGCCATAGAGCTTCCCGACACAGTTGAGAATGCTGGAGTGCTGCTAATCCAAGAGGTCAATCTCAATGTCCTTGTGAATGTCATGAGATAGAATATGTTACACCCGATCTTCTGGCCATCACATTCGTCGTGGGTTTTGCAGGTTGCAACCAAAACAAATGGGTCGGCGGGTGATGGCACGACAACTGCGATTTTGTTGGCCCGAGAAATGATTAGATATGGGTTATTGGCTATCACAAATGGGGCTAACCCTGTATCCTTAAAGAAAGGAATGGAGAGGACAATGGAAGAATTGGTTAAGGTTTTGTGTGAGAAAAGTTATGCTGTAAGGGGCAGTGATGAAATTAAAGGTTTGATTTGTCTTCTTCCTCTATCCAACACATATGTCATTGACTCATTATGCATCTCTGAATTGTCTTTCCCTTTTCTACAGCCATAGCTTCATTGTCTGCTGGAAATGATGAATATATTGGAAACTTAATTGCTGAAGCTATTGAGAAAATTGGCCCTGATGGTGTAATATCAATTGAATCGTCTTCATCATCTGAAACTTCTGTGACAGTCGATGAAGGAATGAAGGTATTCTGCATAAACTGACTTGTCTATAACGCATTATTCTCGAAGACATTGGGAACCTAGAATTCCTTGCTTCCTCTTAGCAGACGTAAACCGACCACATACTTTACCACTATTTCTTCTTTTGGTctttttttcttcatcttctcgAAAGAATCTGAATATGAGGTTTAGTGAATTGATATACAGTTGTTCTCGTTGTACACATAGCATTATCTTTTGCCTTAGTTTTcattatttctttaatttttgtttaggCAGTCTTTTCTTGTAGATAGATAAAGGATACATGTCGCCGCACTTTGTCACAAATAAGGATAAATCGATAGTGGAATTTGAGAATGCCAGAGTTCTGGTGACCGATCTAAAGATATCCAGCCTGAAGGAGATTGTTCCGTTACTGGAGAAGTCTACACAATTGAGTGTCCCTCTACTGATTTTTGCTGAAGACATATCTCGGCAAGTGCTGGAAACTCTAGTCTTGAACAAAATGCAAGGTGTGCTTAACGTTGCCGTTGTAAAATGTCCAGGTCTTGGAGAAGGAAAGAAAGCTATATTGCAGGATATTGCTCTTATGACTGGTATGTTTAAATGTTAATATTCTAGAGATGACAAATTTAAAGATCACAGCCAAAAGAAATTATGAAAATGAATGGAGCAAATTTCCATGCTTGCTTTGTACTTTCTCAAAACTTTTAAGTTAAAAGTTACTTACATACAAGAtggaaacttcaaattcatGTGCTTCTCCTTGTAATGCAATTAATTATGTCTCTCTGAAATCAGGAGCTGACTTTATATCGGGAGATTTTGGGGTGGCTCTTGAAACAACAACTTCTGATCAGCTTGGTATTGCTCGAAAAGTAACAATTACTTGCAATTTcaccactatagtggcggatcCTTCCACTAAAGCTGAAATTAAGGCCAGGATAATGCAGATAAAAAAGGATCTAGCTGAAA from Salvia splendens isolate huo1 chromosome 15, SspV2, whole genome shotgun sequence encodes the following:
- the LOC121767101 gene encoding glycine cleavage system H protein 2, mitochondrial-like: MARSLWATRAASYLRINVPCRGFATVLKDLKYADSHEWVRVEGESATVGITDHAQDHLGEVVYVELPEEGSKVEQGASFGAVESVKATSDVNSPVSGKVVEVNKKLSDSPGLVNSSPYEDGWIIKVELEDDSDLPCLMDPERYTKFCEKEDASR
- the LOC121768820 gene encoding chaperonin 60 subunit alpha 2, chloroplastic-like, producing MSLPFSSPMFLHSGASFSGLRGKSNPNGLWQRNSVRKTMLVVKAGPKRIEFDKKCRDALLSGINKLADAVSVTLGPKGRNVVLSESEKLKVINDGVTIARAIELPDTVENAGVLLIQEVATKTNGSAGDGTTTAILLAREMIRYGLLAITNGANPVSLKKGMERTMEELVKVLCEKSYAVRGSDEIKAIASLSAGNDEYIGNLIAEAIEKIGPDGVISIESSSSSETSVTVDEGMKIDKGYMSPHFVTNKDKSIVEFENARVLVTDLKISSLKEIVPLLEKSTQLSVPLLIFAEDISRQVLETLVLNKMQGVLNVAVVKCPGLGEGKKAILQDIALMTGADFISGDFGVALETTTSDQLGIARKVTITCNFTTIVADPSTKAEIKARIMQIKKDLAETDSKYLAEKLSGRIAKLCGGVAVIKVGAHTEVELEDRKLRIEDAKNATFAAMAEGVVPGGGATYIHLSKQIPAIKDAFEDPDEQIGADIVGKALLAPAKVIAANAGVDGDVVLEKIRAFDSNFGYNAMTGRYEDLIAAGVIDPCRVSRCALQNAVSVAGMILTTQAILVEKIKKPKPLVPQIPGISP